Proteins encoded within one genomic window of Edaphobacter lichenicola:
- a CDS encoding type IV secretion system DNA-binding domain-containing protein, with translation MTQTQWGRKETVIFPPHSPIYTYGAIFFSLVITGLCVYLHFAYAMTPLQRFYLPYYLRTGVAGMMHKTDKYQLLSVGDAERRTRAATETDVQEGSTPSSEGKPIPLELSGQARQSGVLFLYRQPKTEYLNKPLHDYFERSVYDGESLWAIFRLPVLFGIAALLLQLPFSIRKDIKRRKQMKYGRRLKGPVLVSPREFNKAIQGDGIGFKTLEAEPMMRIPQRSEGQHIELMGDTGAGKTTLIMQLLRQIQARGQSAIVYDPACEFVQRFYDKDRQDIILNPLDKRCPYWGPSEELRRRAEAKAIAASLYQPTTDRKGEFFVETPQKIFAHLLTFGPTPEELVHWMANPDEIDRRVQGTEMASMIAKGAQQQRNGVLASLGLIADSLRMLPTKEKAETAWSATEWAERRQGWIFITSKPSEREALRPLHSLWIDLLVLRLLNEPKEDQRPVWFVLDELASLQRLPQLHTAITENRKSRNPLVLGFQGKAQLEVIYGHMAEVMLSQPATKIFLKTTEPKAAEWVSNAIGKVEIERMRETHFDGTRSGKNFALDRQVEPLVLDSEISGLADKHAFLKLGNHVARFSFAYTDIPAIHPAFVPRPLEDDDLAFDPKTLQKKPPKSAPIVEESVEDEDTPEPQRSSYSMGM, from the coding sequence ATGACTCAGACGCAATGGGGCCGCAAAGAGACCGTCATCTTCCCGCCGCACTCGCCCATCTACACCTATGGGGCGATTTTCTTTTCGCTCGTCATCACCGGCCTTTGCGTGTACCTGCACTTTGCCTATGCGATGACGCCGCTGCAGCGTTTCTATCTCCCGTATTACCTGCGTACGGGCGTCGCAGGCATGATGCACAAGACGGACAAGTACCAGCTCCTCAGCGTCGGAGACGCTGAGAGGCGCACGCGGGCAGCCACGGAGACTGACGTTCAGGAAGGCTCGACTCCTTCCTCTGAGGGCAAACCGATCCCGCTTGAATTATCCGGCCAGGCCCGTCAATCCGGCGTGCTCTTTCTCTATCGTCAGCCGAAGACGGAGTACCTGAATAAGCCCCTCCATGACTATTTCGAGCGTTCCGTCTATGACGGCGAAAGCCTCTGGGCCATCTTTCGTTTGCCCGTGCTGTTTGGGATCGCCGCGCTCTTGCTACAGCTCCCATTCTCGATTCGGAAAGACATCAAACGGCGTAAGCAAATGAAGTATGGCCGCCGCCTGAAAGGTCCGGTGCTCGTCTCGCCCAGGGAGTTCAATAAGGCGATTCAGGGTGATGGCATCGGCTTCAAGACTCTGGAGGCCGAGCCGATGATGCGTATTCCCCAGCGCAGCGAGGGCCAGCATATTGAGTTGATGGGAGATACCGGGGCGGGCAAGACGACCCTCATCATGCAGCTCCTCCGCCAGATACAGGCGCGCGGACAATCGGCCATCGTCTATGACCCGGCCTGTGAGTTCGTGCAGAGGTTCTACGACAAGGACCGGCAAGACATCATTCTCAATCCTCTCGACAAGCGATGCCCCTACTGGGGGCCGTCTGAGGAGCTTCGGCGTCGAGCCGAGGCGAAGGCGATTGCGGCGTCTCTTTACCAACCCACGACCGACCGCAAGGGAGAATTTTTCGTCGAGACACCCCAGAAAATCTTTGCCCATCTGCTGACCTTCGGCCCGACTCCCGAGGAGCTTGTGCATTGGATGGCTAACCCCGATGAGATCGACCGCCGTGTTCAGGGAACGGAGATGGCGAGCATGATTGCGAAGGGAGCGCAACAGCAACGGAATGGCGTTCTGGCATCTCTTGGCCTGATAGCCGACAGCCTGCGGATGCTCCCCACGAAGGAGAAGGCGGAAACGGCTTGGAGCGCGACGGAATGGGCAGAAAGGCGGCAGGGATGGATCTTCATTACCTCCAAACCGAGTGAGCGCGAGGCCTTGCGCCCGCTGCATAGCCTCTGGATAGATTTGCTCGTCCTGCGCCTGCTGAACGAGCCCAAAGAGGACCAGCGGCCTGTCTGGTTTGTCCTTGACGAACTCGCCAGCCTGCAGCGGCTCCCGCAACTCCATACCGCCATCACAGAGAACCGAAAATCCCGGAATCCGCTCGTGCTGGGGTTTCAGGGCAAGGCGCAGCTTGAGGTCATTTACGGCCACATGGCCGAGGTCATGCTGTCCCAACCGGCCACGAAGATTTTCCTGAAGACCACGGAGCCGAAGGCCGCCGAGTGGGTCTCGAATGCCATCGGCAAAGTCGAGATCGAGCGGATGAGAGAGACACACTTCGACGGTACGAGGTCGGGCAAGAACTTCGCCCTAGACCGTCAAGTTGAGCCATTGGTGCTCGACTCAGAGATATCGGGTTTGGCCGACAAACACGCCTTCCTGAAGCTCGGAAATCACGTCGCCCGATTCTCGTTCGCCTATACCGATATTCCTGCGATCCACCCCGCATTCGTGCCGCGACCACTTGAAGACGACGACCTTGCGTTTGATCCGAAGACGCTGCAAAAGAAGCCACCGAAATCGGCCCCGATTGTTGAGGAGTCCGTCGAGGACGAAGATACGCCGGAGCCACAGCGCAGCAGCTATTCGATGGGGATGTAG
- a CDS encoding CpaF family protein — protein MSFELILPFLRPLEPLLLDDSISEIMGNPDASWWYERDGIMRQEETISFDAGKLRTGLEVIANQLGKKLDEDNPVLHAQLPDGSRLAAVIPPVVRPAPALTIRKFSSRHYTVEDLITRGTLTRPLAAFLAEQIAAGKTLLISGGTGTGKTTLLRILANAIPEAQRIVVIEDTAELHIQKPNILSVECQTDTFKSSVSFDDLLKSALRWRPDRIILGEVRGIEARTLLDSFNTGHAGSLATIHANSAEKALHRFANLVMRNHAQTTFIDTEAEIADAVDFIVHVERQPGRRAIREVLGLKGFDREAKRFLIDPVFDANLPMLQAS, from the coding sequence ATGAGCTTCGAGTTGATCCTTCCATTCCTTCGCCCATTAGAGCCACTGCTGCTAGACGACAGCATCAGCGAAATCATGGGCAATCCTGACGCCTCATGGTGGTATGAGCGCGACGGAATTATGCGCCAGGAAGAGACCATTTCCTTTGACGCCGGCAAGCTGCGCACCGGCCTCGAAGTGATTGCCAACCAGCTCGGCAAAAAGCTCGACGAAGATAACCCTGTATTGCACGCGCAGCTTCCAGACGGGAGCCGCCTAGCGGCGGTCATTCCGCCCGTCGTGCGTCCCGCTCCGGCGCTCACTATCCGTAAGTTCTCCAGCCGCCATTACACGGTCGAAGACCTGATTACTCGCGGCACGCTTACGCGCCCGCTTGCGGCGTTCCTTGCGGAGCAAATCGCAGCAGGAAAGACACTGCTCATTAGCGGCGGAACCGGGACAGGGAAGACCACGCTTCTGCGGATTCTTGCTAACGCCATTCCCGAGGCGCAGCGGATCGTCGTTATCGAAGATACAGCCGAGCTGCACATCCAGAAGCCAAACATTCTCTCTGTCGAATGCCAGACCGATACGTTCAAATCTTCTGTCTCTTTCGATGACCTGTTGAAGTCTGCTCTCCGCTGGAGACCAGACCGGATCATCCTGGGAGAAGTACGGGGAATCGAGGCGCGAACGCTGCTCGATTCCTTCAATACCGGCCACGCCGGTTCACTTGCCACGATCCATGCAAACTCGGCCGAGAAAGCCCTTCATCGCTTCGCCAATCTCGTCATGCGCAACCATGCGCAGACGACCTTTATTGATACCGAAGCGGAGATTGCAGATGCCGTTGATTTCATCGTCCATGTTGAGCGCCAACCGGGACGCCGCGCGATTCGGGAAGTGTTGGGCCTCAAAGGCTTTGATAGAGAGGCCAAACGTTTCCTGATCGACCCTGTATTCGATGCCAACTTGCCAATGCTTCAGGCCAGTTGA
- a CDS encoding single-stranded DNA-binding protein gives MYQNKVNLIGFLGSDAEVHTNNNRSFTTLSLATKSSYKKDGKYVSQTEWHRCIVFGKLSEFAATLKKGTHIQVEGELRSREYDSKKTDSKQRIWEIRVDSILKLDRAEKAAPEEQENDDVSTEEVAA, from the coding sequence ATGTATCAGAACAAAGTAAACCTCATCGGCTTCCTCGGCAGTGATGCAGAAGTTCACACCAACAACAACCGCAGCTTTACGACCCTCTCGCTGGCAACCAAGAGCTCCTACAAGAAGGACGGCAAGTACGTCTCGCAAACCGAGTGGCATCGCTGCATCGTCTTCGGCAAGCTCTCGGAATTCGCCGCCACACTTAAGAAGGGTACACATATCCAGGTGGAAGGGGAGCTGCGCAGCCGGGAGTACGACAGCAAGAAGACGGACAGCAAGCAGCGCATCTGGGAGATTCGGGTCGATTCGATCCTGAAGCTGGACCGCGCCGAGAAAGCTGCCCCGGAAGAGCAGGAGAACGACGACGTTTCGACCGAGGAAGTGGCCGCATAG
- a CDS encoding VirB8/TrbF family protein has product MSTATMKASPEITRAAERYLEQYGDPLVMNTYLKVTILALVIVCLALAALTFKSQKALANMHPMIVRINDVGHAEAIDYRNFQYRPQEAENKYYLTRWAELYFNRNRFTIERDQTNALYFLNGDVQRAVIDQERKDNTILTYRNDSTLPYVDVEVKNVVLDDLRQSPYSARIEFEKVFTNPADHTELKRERWVASVTYVFRENVKNDELAVDPLGLTIVRFRADQAFS; this is encoded by the coding sequence ATGAGTACAGCAACAATGAAGGCATCGCCCGAGATCACCCGCGCCGCTGAACGCTATCTGGAGCAGTATGGCGATCCGCTGGTAATGAACACCTATTTGAAGGTGACGATCCTTGCGCTCGTTATCGTCTGCTTGGCCTTGGCTGCTCTGACATTCAAAAGCCAGAAGGCACTCGCCAATATGCACCCGATGATTGTGCGTATCAATGATGTGGGCCACGCCGAAGCGATCGACTACCGCAACTTCCAGTACCGCCCGCAGGAGGCGGAGAACAAGTATTACCTGACCCGTTGGGCGGAGCTCTATTTCAACCGCAATCGCTTCACCATAGAGCGTGACCAGACGAATGCACTGTACTTCCTGAATGGCGACGTCCAGCGGGCCGTGATCGACCAGGAGCGCAAGGACAATACCATCCTGACGTACAGGAACGACAGCACGCTTCCTTACGTCGATGTCGAGGTCAAAAACGTCGTCCTTGACGACCTGCGACAGTCGCCCTATTCGGCACGGATCGAGTTCGAGAAAGTATTCACGAACCCGGCGGATCATACCGAACTCAAGCGGGAGCGATGGGTCGCCAGCGTGACCTACGTCTTCCGGGAGAACGTGAAGAATGATGAGTTGGCCGTAGACCCTCTCGGATTGACCATCGTCCGCTTCCGGGCAGACCAGGCGTTCAGCTAG
- a CDS encoding type IV secretion system protein, with protein sequence MDLFLWITQACNTLTSTVAPSVDAMGVHICVALATIMLVWFGVQEALASAQGGPGFSVAKFLNFFMLITFAYVMVNFYDSSIPGIGYSLKGFINGGAQHLVDLIGTDSAANILNTLRQAETNEGPGMMATVTNPYNAIIFALIQVLIALLSALISVIIAYGAVASAVVGMLGPIFIPFLVFDKLEFLFWGWLRAFLGFSFYKVVAAATLSILSQLLAHYYSMMSGFVDPAQMVEKLPVLILLVVVNGFILLKIPAMTATIFSGHTGGHDAGTGIITGLATTALMG encoded by the coding sequence ATGGATCTCTTTCTTTGGATAACGCAGGCTTGCAACACCCTGACCAGTACCGTTGCACCGTCGGTCGATGCAATGGGTGTCCATATCTGCGTCGCTCTCGCAACCATCATGCTCGTCTGGTTCGGCGTGCAAGAGGCTCTGGCATCGGCGCAGGGAGGGCCGGGCTTCAGTGTAGCGAAGTTTCTGAATTTCTTCATGCTCATCACGTTCGCCTATGTAATGGTCAACTTCTACGACTCAAGCATTCCTGGCATCGGATATTCGCTTAAGGGGTTTATCAACGGCGGGGCGCAACATCTCGTTGACCTTATTGGAACGGACAGCGCTGCAAACATCCTGAATACTTTGAGACAAGCGGAGACGAACGAAGGGCCGGGGATGATGGCAACGGTAACGAACCCATATAACGCAATTATCTTCGCCCTGATTCAGGTGCTCATCGCCCTCCTCTCTGCACTAATCAGCGTAATCATCGCCTACGGTGCTGTCGCCAGTGCCGTTGTAGGGATGCTCGGTCCCATATTTATCCCATTCCTTGTCTTCGACAAGCTGGAGTTCTTGTTCTGGGGCTGGCTTCGCGCCTTTCTGGGTTTTTCCTTCTACAAGGTAGTCGCTGCGGCGACACTCAGCATCTTGTCTCAACTGCTCGCGCACTACTACAGCATGATGAGCGGCTTTGTAGACCCGGCGCAGATGGTCGAAAAGCTGCCCGTGTTGATCCTCTTGGTTGTCGTCAACGGCTTTATCTTGCTCAAGATTCCCGCTATGACTGCCACCATATTCTCCGGACATACCGGCGGGCATGACGCCGGCACCGGAATCATCACCGGCCTTGCAACGACCGCCCTGATGGGCTGA
- a CDS encoding TrbI/VirB10 family protein: MTEPVIAAEQPVEPELRKRAIDPKGVLQKNLKPLLYLGVALLVILAAVFSSHGKKTPAQVAAEKSGPPQPMVQDNTDNNIQDLKNQLDAERQKEAQQAAAAQAAANDPALALATPAQRAMAASYGPTGQPAACVPGQPCPAMPYPQAGSYAQPGGNGAGLSPEQQSAQQLAVKEREKAFDSRFSSNLAYSQSADQHAPQPQPPQSAVMPTGYAPQQLAPPANSSLVAARAAGDQPTPPKRSPEVNIDSASGQPYVLYEGITVDTVLMNRLDGDAVGPVKVLVSNPVYSHDHQHVLIPDGTIVLGEAKKIGPSGFGQQRRMAVVFHRMIMPDGYSVDLDQFHGLDQIGEEGLKDKVNNHYLQIFGTSIALGVIAGASQITEGGAALTASGPEIFTTGASASVAQSATTILDRFMQIPPTITIREGHRVKLYITQDMLLPAYENHTIPQSS, translated from the coding sequence ATGACAGAGCCAGTCATCGCCGCCGAACAACCCGTGGAACCAGAGCTGAGGAAGCGGGCGATCGATCCGAAGGGCGTCCTACAGAAAAATCTCAAGCCGCTCCTTTACCTCGGGGTTGCGCTGCTCGTGATCCTCGCAGCCGTCTTCAGTTCGCACGGAAAGAAGACCCCGGCCCAGGTCGCAGCCGAGAAGAGCGGGCCGCCTCAGCCAATGGTTCAGGACAACACGGACAATAACATTCAAGACCTCAAGAACCAGCTTGATGCCGAACGGCAAAAGGAAGCTCAACAGGCCGCTGCCGCTCAGGCGGCAGCAAATGACCCTGCCTTGGCGCTTGCTACGCCCGCGCAAAGGGCTATGGCGGCCTCGTACGGCCCCACAGGCCAGCCAGCGGCCTGTGTGCCCGGACAACCCTGCCCGGCGATGCCGTATCCCCAGGCTGGCAGCTATGCACAGCCGGGCGGGAACGGAGCCGGGCTTTCTCCGGAGCAACAGTCGGCACAGCAACTCGCGGTTAAGGAGAGAGAGAAAGCGTTCGATTCGCGCTTTTCGTCGAATCTTGCCTACAGTCAATCGGCGGACCAGCACGCCCCGCAGCCGCAACCTCCACAGAGCGCTGTCATGCCCACAGGCTATGCTCCCCAGCAGCTCGCGCCCCCCGCAAACTCAAGTCTGGTTGCGGCACGCGCCGCCGGGGACCAGCCAACGCCGCCGAAGCGTTCCCCCGAGGTCAATATCGACTCTGCCAGCGGCCAGCCTTATGTCCTTTATGAGGGAATCACGGTCGATACGGTATTGATGAATCGGCTGGATGGCGACGCCGTTGGCCCAGTCAAAGTGCTCGTATCGAACCCTGTTTACTCGCATGACCATCAGCACGTCCTCATTCCTGATGGAACGATCGTGCTGGGAGAGGCGAAGAAGATTGGCCCCAGCGGTTTTGGACAGCAGCGCCGCATGGCCGTAGTGTTCCACCGGATGATTATGCCCGATGGTTACAGTGTTGACCTGGATCAGTTCCACGGTCTTGACCAGATCGGGGAAGAGGGCCTGAAGGATAAGGTCAACAATCATTACCTGCAAATCTTCGGCACCTCGATTGCACTCGGCGTTATTGCCGGAGCATCTCAAATTACAGAGGGCGGGGCTGCACTGACGGCTTCGGGGCCGGAAATATTCACGACCGGGGCCTCTGCCTCCGTCGCGCAGTCGGCGACCACAATCCTTGATCGCTTTATGCAGATACCGCCGACCATCACAATCCGCGAAGGCCATCGAGTGAAGCTCTACATCACACAAGACATGCTTCTGCCGGCCTACGAAAACCACACCATACCCCAATCGTCCTAA
- a CDS encoding TrbG/VirB9 family P-type conjugative transfer protein, whose translation MNRLLLFIAGIAFAVPYTVAVAQDASARTVQYHSQDIVPIHAKLKYTTLIEVPPTEKIMEAATGDKDFWVVDVVGNFCFVHPAKAGISSNLNLITDKGNIYSFTLQDVSSTSQAPDLKILIEPADRSSIVASSGPPQYVPTAQLEQTEQKLAALQSHVGQAVDEYKSAYQTQLKFDYHFRANEAPFDIESIYHDDKFTYIKTNAPEKFSVYEMKDGKPNLISYDLRDGTYIIPKVMDSGYVELGKKKMEFSRKG comes from the coding sequence ATGAATCGCTTACTTCTCTTTATCGCCGGTATCGCCTTTGCCGTCCCGTACACCGTTGCCGTTGCCCAGGACGCTTCAGCGCGGACGGTGCAATATCACTCGCAGGACATCGTTCCTATCCACGCGAAGCTGAAGTACACCACGCTCATCGAAGTTCCGCCCACCGAAAAGATCATGGAGGCGGCGACAGGCGACAAAGACTTCTGGGTGGTGGATGTAGTGGGCAATTTCTGCTTTGTCCATCCGGCCAAAGCGGGCATCAGCTCCAATCTCAATCTCATCACTGACAAGGGCAACATCTATTCGTTCACACTGCAGGACGTGTCGAGCACATCGCAAGCGCCGGACTTGAAGATTCTGATTGAGCCCGCCGACCGCTCCTCTATCGTCGCGTCCAGCGGCCCGCCGCAGTACGTTCCCACTGCCCAACTGGAGCAGACTGAACAAAAGCTCGCAGCATTGCAGTCCCATGTCGGGCAGGCCGTGGACGAGTATAAGAGCGCCTATCAGACGCAGCTCAAGTTCGACTATCACTTCAGAGCTAACGAAGCGCCATTCGATATCGAGTCGATTTATCACGATGACAAATTCACCTACATCAAGACCAATGCCCCCGAAAAGTTCTCTGTGTACGAGATGAAGGACGGGAAGCCGAATCTCATCTCCTACGACCTGCGCGATGGGACATACATCATCCCGAAAGTGATGGATTCGGGCTATGTCGAGTTGGGTAAGAAAAAGATGGAATTCAGCCGCAAGGGTTAG
- a CDS encoding VirB4 family type IV secretion system protein: MKSLLRSQIEYDLARLDQRVQAFIRQLADFVQIEVLKQDGQFRFFRRLLNYDDWRIAGDPQHTQFLDYQVVNSDIEAERDHLRVGDHVVRVLTMKEAITETRPLVLDALLKIPANFYVVTEWTLLPTDRARKEVNKRRRHFNMSKTGFVSQMGSDRTNPRDVLVDESKQSDIENLGDCLRALGDGQQLGDFSLTVVLYGRSKSELDPLVGEFTGVFTNADGNLFSETYNQLNAYFATVPGNYALNLRRLYLLNTNYADLSFLFTILPGETTNVHLGTEYLAALETDNSTPYFLNLHNGEVAHTLILGMTGSGKSYLCNFLLQNAQKYAPLTFIFDIGGSFQSLTSIFGGSYLNVGQDSRDFTINPFSLSPTKENMQFLFSFFRVLIEGNEQRYRLDFKEERRLWDAIERTYMLEPDQRTVSNFGNIIGELKERLHRWTRGGQYGFLFDNAEDTLSFSRFQTFNFAGWGDAPDVLEPLLFYVLHRASNEIADAKKLATFKMFLLDEAWLFIKNETIRNYIVQAQKTWRKHNAAMILATQSIKELEESGMLQIVSESCPTKIFLANPEMDRDLYREAFHLNDTELDLIADLVPPGQMLIRKAQSSKKVHLNVDSVSHWMATNNARDNLKKRDYFERFGIADGLRRLAEEHPFRPRTLAGIVTDNRKGATA; encoded by the coding sequence ATGAAGTCTCTGCTGCGTTCCCAAATCGAATATGACCTCGCGCGGCTCGATCAACGGGTGCAAGCTTTCATCCGCCAACTGGCCGACTTTGTACAAATTGAAGTGCTCAAGCAGGATGGTCAGTTTCGATTCTTCCGCCGCCTGCTCAACTACGACGACTGGCGGATTGCGGGCGATCCCCAGCACACCCAGTTTCTCGACTATCAAGTGGTGAATAGCGACATCGAGGCGGAGCGCGATCATCTGCGCGTTGGTGACCATGTTGTACGTGTGTTGACGATGAAGGAAGCTATCACCGAGACGCGGCCTCTTGTCTTGGACGCATTGCTCAAGATTCCGGCTAACTTCTATGTCGTTACGGAATGGACGTTACTTCCAACGGATAGGGCACGCAAGGAAGTGAACAAGCGCCGCCGCCATTTCAACATGTCGAAGACAGGCTTTGTCTCGCAGATGGGAAGCGATAGAACGAACCCGCGCGACGTGCTGGTAGACGAATCGAAACAGTCCGACATTGAGAATCTTGGTGACTGTCTGCGTGCGCTTGGTGATGGACAACAGCTTGGTGACTTCTCCCTGACCGTCGTCCTCTATGGCCGCTCTAAATCCGAGCTTGACCCGCTCGTGGGAGAGTTCACAGGAGTCTTCACCAACGCGGACGGCAATCTCTTCAGCGAGACCTACAACCAGCTCAATGCCTACTTCGCCACTGTACCGGGGAATTACGCGCTCAACCTCCGCAGGCTGTACTTGCTCAATACGAACTATGCAGACCTCTCGTTTCTGTTTACGATCCTGCCCGGTGAGACGACGAATGTGCATCTTGGTACGGAGTACCTAGCTGCGCTCGAAACGGACAACAGCACCCCATACTTCCTCAATCTTCACAATGGCGAGGTTGCGCACACGCTCATCCTTGGGATGACTGGTTCGGGCAAAAGCTATCTTTGCAACTTCCTGCTGCAGAACGCTCAGAAGTATGCCCCGCTCACCTTCATCTTCGATATTGGCGGCAGCTTCCAGTCGCTTACGTCCATCTTCGGCGGATCGTATCTGAATGTAGGCCAGGACTCGCGGGACTTCACTATCAACCCGTTCTCGCTCTCACCTACCAAAGAGAATATGCAATTTCTCTTCAGCTTCTTCCGCGTGCTCATTGAGGGCAACGAGCAGCGTTATCGCCTGGACTTCAAAGAAGAGCGTCGCCTGTGGGACGCGATTGAGCGGACGTACATGCTCGAGCCCGATCAGCGTACCGTCTCAAATTTCGGCAACATCATCGGCGAGTTGAAGGAACGCCTTCACCGATGGACCCGCGGCGGGCAGTACGGCTTCTTGTTCGACAATGCCGAAGACACGCTATCCTTCAGCCGTTTCCAGACCTTCAACTTCGCCGGCTGGGGCGATGCGCCGGACGTACTGGAGCCGCTGCTGTTCTACGTTCTACACCGAGCGTCGAACGAGATTGCAGATGCGAAGAAACTGGCGACGTTCAAGATGTTCCTGCTTGACGAAGCATGGCTGTTCATCAAGAACGAGACGATACGCAACTACATTGTCCAAGCGCAGAAGACATGGCGGAAGCACAATGCCGCGATGATTCTTGCCACCCAGTCCATCAAGGAGCTTGAAGAGTCGGGGATGCTCCAGATTGTCTCGGAGAGCTGCCCGACCAAAATTTTCCTCGCAAACCCGGAAATGGACCGTGACTTGTACCGCGAGGCGTTCCATCTGAATGACACCGAACTGGATCTGATTGCCGATCTCGTTCCACCGGGCCAGATGCTCATCCGTAAGGCGCAAAGTTCAAAGAAAGTGCATTTGAACGTCGATTCGGTTTCGCACTGGATGGCGACCAACAATGCCCGCGACAACCTGAAGAAGCGCGACTACTTCGAGCGTTTCGGCATCGCCGACGGCTTGCGCCGTCTGGCAGAAGAACACCCCTTCCGGCCTCGCACGCTGGCCGGCATCGTCACTGACAACCGTAAAGGAGCAACAGCATGA
- a CDS encoding VirB3 family type IV secretion system protein produces MPDTKQTIRRRNRVFKSLHKPLTYLGVERSLFYFVCVGAVGAFNIFNSILAGIAVFIGGYVFGHWVTNSDPAFLRILAKSERYKLRYDAAKQSVPRVEVA; encoded by the coding sequence ATGCCGGACACGAAGCAGACAATTCGCCGCCGCAACAGGGTCTTCAAGAGCCTGCATAAGCCCCTCACCTATCTGGGTGTCGAACGCTCTCTCTTCTACTTCGTTTGTGTAGGGGCTGTGGGCGCATTCAACATCTTCAATTCCATTCTTGCTGGAATTGCCGTGTTCATCGGCGGCTATGTCTTCGGACATTGGGTAACGAATAGCGACCCCGCATTTCTGCGCATCCTGGCGAAGTCCGAAAGGTACAAACTCCGGTATGACGCCGCGAAGCAAAGCGTCCCTCGCGTGGAGGTGGCTTAA
- a CDS encoding TrbC/VirB2 family protein, with product MSRRIRVVIPHKVSQAISGWLRPLAATACVLFLLPLAAHAQSGSPFDSGFTNLQNLFTGTIAKVASLIAIVIGGYGFAHGEPGAKKALAGVAAGTGIAVMAANVLSWLWGA from the coding sequence ATGTCCCGCCGTATCCGTGTCGTCATTCCCCATAAGGTGAGCCAAGCGATCAGCGGGTGGCTTCGTCCACTCGCAGCGACCGCTTGTGTCCTCTTTCTCCTCCCCCTAGCGGCCCATGCACAGTCGGGTTCGCCTTTCGACAGCGGCTTCACCAACCTTCAGAACCTTTTCACCGGAACGATTGCGAAGGTCGCATCCCTGATTGCAATTGTGATCGGCGGGTACGGATTCGCTCATGGCGAGCCCGGCGCAAAAAAGGCCCTCGCCGGCGTTGCGGCCGGAACCGGCATCGCCGTTATGGCCGCAAACGTATTGAGCTGGCTTTGGGGCGCGTAG
- a CDS encoding LysR family transcriptional regulator: MSIYDHLEFKHLKYIVSIADNGTFTAAAAKLPLAQSALSRSISEMEDALGVQVFDRSRDGVSLTDAGESLLAFARELLQTRIHVVKAVQAIQQTSLQPFKLGFSPFVEQNVLGEVCSAYRELFPKSVIEPESGDTDELVKSLKAGEIDAALVTLPLEPDGYKVQPIMHEPLVVCLRKDDPLVQEETIDPEHLSGRLGIFSDPRHHPRAHERLLEMLSEQGIKPRICKPTFNQDQVQWMVREKLCVALVRQREPLHDDLTTRPIRGVKWTIDSAIVYEPNHNQIALPLLIRELEKRFSMPGVQRMKKAPQREVESRPRQDSLFIEDDEQKLG, translated from the coding sequence ATGAGTATCTACGATCACTTAGAGTTCAAGCATCTCAAGTACATTGTCTCCATCGCCGATAACGGAACTTTCACGGCTGCGGCTGCCAAGCTTCCTCTTGCCCAATCCGCCTTGAGTCGGAGCATTTCCGAGATGGAGGATGCCCTTGGCGTTCAGGTGTTTGACCGTTCAAGAGATGGGGTGAGTCTGACAGATGCCGGGGAATCGCTCCTGGCGTTTGCAAGAGAGCTTTTGCAAACACGTATACACGTCGTAAAGGCTGTTCAAGCGATCCAACAAACCTCGCTTCAGCCTTTCAAACTCGGCTTCAGCCCGTTCGTGGAACAGAATGTCTTAGGTGAGGTGTGTAGCGCCTACCGCGAACTTTTTCCCAAATCTGTCATCGAACCCGAAAGCGGCGATACTGACGAGTTGGTGAAGAGTCTAAAGGCCGGCGAGATAGATGCCGCGTTGGTGACTCTTCCACTCGAACCTGATGGCTACAAGGTGCAACCGATAATGCACGAGCCGTTGGTCGTTTGCCTCCGAAAAGATGATCCATTGGTGCAAGAAGAAACAATAGATCCGGAGCACCTGAGCGGAAGACTGGGAATCTTCAGCGATCCTCGACATCATCCCAGAGCACACGAGAGATTGCTCGAAATGCTCTCCGAGCAAGGAATCAAACCACGAATATGTAAGCCGACGTTCAACCAAGATCAGGTCCAATGGATGGTCCGAGAGAAGCTTTGCGTCGCACTCGTTCGTCAGCGGGAGCCCTTGCACGATGATCTAACGACACGACCGATTCGGGGTGTCAAGTGGACAATAGACTCCGCAATCGTTTACGAGCCCAACCACAATCAAATTGCTCTGCCACTCCTGATTCGGGAGTTGGAGAAACGCTTCTCAATGCCAGGCGTTCAGCGAATGAAAAAAGCACCTCAAAGAGAAGTTGAATCTCGGCCAAGACAAGATAGTCTGTTCATCGAGGATGATGAACAGAAATTGGGGTAG